The region AATTTTTTAAACCTTGAAACTGGTTTTAACCTGCGAACACGCTTTTAATAGAATTCCGAAGGAATACAATGACTTATTTTTAAATGCTGAAGATACGCTGAACTCACATCGAGGTTATGACCCTGGTGCTTTGGATTTGTTTAAAGAATTAAAAGTGTTAGCCGATTTTAAAGAATTTCAACAAACTGGGAGGCTTTTGGTTGAAGTAAATAGATCTAAAGGGCATCCCAACTTATTCTCTGAGTTTACCGGAAAAATATCCCTTCAGGAGAAAACAGAAATTTTAGAAAACTATTATTTTCCTTACCGAAACTCTATTGAAAAAGCTATTTCAGCATTTATTAGAGAAGGGGAGAAAGTGTTGCATTTTTCGGTACATACTTTTACACCAGAATTAAATGGTATAATAAGAAATACAGAAATTGGATTGCTGTACGACCCTGCAAGACCGAGGGAAAAAGAATTCAGTAAAAAATTTAAGCAGAATTTAAAGAATCAAAATCCTGAATTGAAAATCAGGTTTAATTATCCATATTTGGGTAGAGCAGATGGTTTTACTACTTACCTACGTAAGAAATTCCCGGACAATTATATTGGCATTGAGCTGGAAGTAAACCAAAAATTTGTGCATAATAATAAAATGGATTCAGTTTTTAAGAAACAGCTATTTACAGCTTTAAAAGCTTCTTATTAAAAAAAGGCTGTTTAAAAAGATCCGGTTTCGTCAAGCTGAATTTATTTCAGCTTCTAACAAGTTTTAATTTTATACTTTCTTAGATTCTGAAATAAATTCAGAATGACGATTTAAAAACTTTTTAAGCAGCCTCTTGTAGCTATAATCCTAATTTTTCAATTTAATCTATTGAATCAATTCAGACTCTAAAGTGATTTGGGTATTTAGTAATTTTGAAATTGGGCAATTTTCTTTAGCGTCTTTGGCAACTTTTTCGAATTGTGCTTTATCAATTCCTTTTACTTTTGCCTTTAAAATTAAATGCGATTTTTTCACAGCGCCATCTTCAAAAGTAATTTCAGATTTAGTTTCTAACTCATCGGGTGCAAAACCTTCTTCAGTAAGATTAGCCGAGAGTTGCATGGTAAAACAACCGGCATGTGCGGCACCTATAAGTTCTTCGGGGTTGGTGCCAATTCCGTCTTCAAACCTTGTTTTAAAAGAATATTGCGATTCTTTTAAAACGCCACTTTGCGTGCTTACCGTTCCTTTTCCTTCCTTAAGGTTGCCTTTCCAAACTGCGCTTCCATTTCTTATCATAATAATATTTTTTGTTGATTTTCTCTAAGATAAAAATCATTATGACCAACCTAAAATTATTATCAAAACATTAACCCCAATTTATTAGTATAAAAAAGAAAAGCCCGAAACCATTAGGCTTCGGGCTTTTAAATATAAGTTAAAAAGAACTTATTTGATCTCTACTACTTCAAGATCAAATACCAGATCTTTTCCTGCAAGTGGGTGATTTCCATCTACCACAATCGTTTCGTCTTTTACATCTTTAACCACAAGGTTCATTTCCTGCCCATCAGGACTTTTAGAAACAAGCCCCATTCCTACTTCCGGCTTAATTTCTTCAGGAAGTTGGCTTTTTTCAACTTCTTGCACAAGCTCTTCTCTTGGCTCCCCGTAAGCTTCTTCTTTAGGAATATTTATGGTTTTCTTCTCGTTCACTTTCATATCGATAAGGCCTTTCTCAAAACCAGGGATAAGCTGTCCTTGTCCCATAGTAAATTCTATAGGCTCACCTCTTTCTACAGAGCTGTCAAAAACCTGCCCGTCAGCTAGTTTACCTGTGTAATGTACCTTTACCGTGTCATTTGCTTTTACTTGACTCATAATGTTGTTTTTCAAAATTATAATGGGCTTTATTAAAAATATGCCCTTTAAAGAGTGCAAAGGTACAGTTATAAAATCCGCTTCCAAATTATGACACCTTTAATCCTGTAATCTTTTAAAAATCTTAACATTTAAAATTAAGGTTTCATCTGAAATCCTACACTCTGAAAGACAGGTGCTTAATATTTAAATTGGAATTCCCGGAATAAGTAAATACATTTATTAACTCAAAATTTAGAAAAATTTTAATAAGCTTAACCACTTAACTTAAATCCTGAAACAAATGAAAAAAGATGAAACCTCTAAATCTAATTCCAGAAGAAGTTTTTTAAAGACAACTGCGTTAGCCACCGCAGGAATTAGCATTATTCCCAGGCACGTAATGGGAGGCGCCGGTTTTTTAGCCCCGAGTGATAAATTAGTGATTGCGGGAATTGGAGTAGGAGGAAAAGGTGAAAGTGATATTAATAGCTTTTATCAATCAGGTAAAGCCGATATTGGTTTTTTATGCGATGTTGATAAGAAAAGAGCTGCAAATTCTGTAGCACGTTTCCCAAAAGCTAAATTCTATACCGATTACCGGGAAATGTTAGAAAAGGAAGCCAAAAATATAGATGCGGTTTCTATTTCAACACCAGACCATGGTCACGCTGTGCAGGCCTTAGCCGCTATGGAACTCGGGAAACCGGTATATGTTCAAAAACCGCTTACCCACGATATTTACGAAGCCAGGCAATTAACTGAAGCTGCAGAAAAATATAAAGTGGTTACCCAAATGGGAAACCAGGGAGCTTCTGGTGATGGCGTAAGAAAAATGCGCGAGTGGTATGATGCCGATCTTATAGGAAAAGTACATACCGTTTATGTGTGGACAGATAGACCGGTTTGGCCGCAGGGAATTCCGTGGCCAAAAGGAAAAACAACCGCAGTGCCTGAAGGTTTAGACTGGGATTTATGGTTAAATACCGCTCCTAAGAGAGAATATATAGAAGGTTTGGTTCCGTTTAACTGGCGTGGCTGGTGGGATTATGGTACCGGTGCACTTGGCGATATGGGTTGCCATTTAATTGAAGCGCCATACCGTGTTTTAGGCCTGGGCCATCCAAAAGATGTGCAGTGTAGCGTTGGAAGTGTGTATGTAGATGAATTTAAAAGAGGTTATTTCCCCGAAAGTTGCCCACCTTCAAGTCATGCGGTAATGACGTTCCCTAAAACCGACAAAACCAATAAAGATGTAACCTTGCATTGGATGGACGGTGGGATTAAACCAAAGAGACCGGAAGAACTTGGCCCAAATGAAACTTTTGGTGATGGTGGCAACGGCGTATTATTTATTGGCGATAAAGGAAAAATGATGTGTGGTACTTACGGTAGAAATCCACGTTTATTGCCAACTTCAAAAACCGATGAAGTAAATGTTGCTGAGAAATATGATCGCGTTCCCGGTGGGGAAGAAGGCCATTATGCACAATGGGTAGAAGGCGCAATTGCCGGCTACGGAAAAAAAGAACTGAGTTCTCCTTTTGAAATTGCAGGGCCACTAACTGAAACTTTATTAATTGCCAATTTAGCCATTAGAGGGTATGATGTTAGAAATGAAAAGAAACGTGATAATGGAGATACCTATTTTGAATATCCCGGGCGTGATATAAAAATGCTTTGGAACTCAGAAGAAATGCGCGTTACTAATTTTGATGAAGCCAATCAATTTGTGCGTAGAGACTATCGCGATGGCTGGAAGTTGAGTTAATCTAAGAATTTAAAATAATAAGTATGAAAGCCGGGATAATAGTTTTTTTAATAGTTATTTATTTCGGCTTTTTAGCTTGTAATTTTAATAATAAAGAGTCGGAGCCGACAACCGTTTGGGATACACTGGAAGTTACCGCTTCAGCCTATAATTCCCTTAGCTGGCAAACCGGTGCCGGTGGTGCAAATATAACTGCCTGGGGAGATACTTTAAAACCCGGTTTAAGAGCAATCGCAGTTTCCAGGGATTTAATCAAAAAAGGGTTAGAGCATAATACGCAGGTTAAAATTGAAGGTTTTGACAGCGTTTTTCTTGTAAAAGATAAAATGCATTACCGCTGGAAAAACAAAATTGACATCTACATGGACGAGGATGTACAAAAAGCCAGGGAATTTGGTCGTAAAAAATTAAAGATCTATTATGAGGTTCCAATAGATTCAATTTCAAAGAATAAAAACACAAAAGAATAATTCTTAATGATTAAAAAATACTTTTTTCTATTTAGCCTATTAATTTCAAGTTTCAGTTTTAATGCGCAACAGGCTCCAGATAGCCTGGATTTCTCAAAAACACTCGTAATTGGTGTTACCCCAACACCTCCTTTTGTGATGAAGGAAAATGGGGAATACGCCGGACTTAGCATTGAGGCCTGGGAATTGGTAAATGAAGAGCTAGAATTTAATTATAAGTTTAAAGAATATGCTTCCCTGGGCGATTTATTAAACGCTATAGAAAACAACGAAGTAGATTTTAGTATTAATCCGGTTACGGTTACCGATAACCGAATGGAGCGAATGGATTTTTCCCAGCCTTATTTTATATCGCATACCGGTGTAGCCAAAAGAAGTGAATCTCAGGTTTTTAGTTATTTAGCCAACTTATTTAGCTGGAATTTTATTTCAGCAATACTTATTTTATTAGCGGTAATTTTCATTTTTGGCTTTCTGGTTTGGATCTTTGAGCGTAAAAAGAATGCCGAAGAGTTTGGTGGCGGTTCCCGCGGAATTCTCGAAGGTTTTTGGTGGAGCGCCGTTACTATGACAACGGTGGGTTATGGAGATAAATCGCCCAGAACTACCGGCGGGCGTATAATTGGCTTAATCTGGATGTTTATGGCTATAATTATTATTTCCAGTTTAACAGCCGGAATTGCTTCATCTCTAACCGTTCAAACTATGAACGATGAAATTACAGGTGTACAGGATCTCTCTAATTTTGAAGTTACAACTGTAAGAAGCAGCAGTGCCCAGGAATTATTAAATCTCTACAATATTCAGCATACCGAAGTTATGAGCGAAAAAGAGGGAATGGAGCTTTTAAAAAATAAAGAAACGAAGCTTTTTGTTTACGATGAGCCCATTTTACGCTATGAATTAAAAAGAAGCGGATTGGAAGATGATATTGAAGTCCTCCCAAAAACCCTAAAAAAAGATTATTACGGGTATAGCTTTCCAAAGAATTCGGTATTATTAAATAAGATAGATCCTATTCTCATTGGAGTTATGAAAACAATGGAATGGAACACTATTATGGCCGAATATGAATAATTATCCGAGGCCAAGGTAACCAAGGATTATCCAAAGGATTATAAATACCACGATAATTCCTATACATCCGCAACCGCCACCAAGTTTTTTGGCGCCCCAACCAGCGAGAATAGCCCTAATGATATTTTTCATAATTAACAGTTTATAGGTTAAGTCAGGACTAATTTAGCTGAAAACAAATTTCAAAGTTTAGAATTAGCAAATATTTAGGAGCATATCAGTACAAAGCCTTAAAAATTGAAATTTTCTATTTTGTATCTTTATAAAAACTAACAAAGAATATTATGAAGCTACATAGAATAAAACTCGTTTTTTTATGCCTATTTATTTGCAGTGGCGTTTATGCCCAAAGTACTTCTGCTACTTTAATAAAAAAAGTAGATGGATTTAGCCATCCCGAATCAGTGGTTTTTAATGACGATAAAAATGAATATTATATCTCGAATATGGCCGATGAAATAGCCGGAGACGGATTTATTTCCCGGGTTTCTGCTGAAGGAGAAATTATTGAGCTAAAATGGATAGATGGTTTAAAAGATCCAAAAGGTTTGCTGGTAAAAGATGGTAAAGTTTATGTTACCAATAATACTGAAGTGATTGAAATTAGTATTGAAAATTCAGAAATAACAAAGCGTATAGAAGTTGAAGGTGCCAAATCCTTAAATGATATTACCGCAGACGCTGCAGGAAATATTTTTATTTCAGATTCAGGCAAAAGTGCTATTTATTTAATACCCAACGATACTCCAAATATGTTGATGGTTCCTGAAAATGAAGATGGCGATATTATTGAATATTTGAACACTACAAGGTTGGAATATGTAAACGGTCTTTATGCTCACAAAGATTATCTTTACGCTGCTGCCTGGGGAGAAAATACGAACGGAAATTTCCTAAAAATTGATATGGATACCCGCGAGATCGAAAAAGTATCTAAAAAAGGAATTGGCAATTTAGACGGCGTTCAACCAGTTGGTGATGATGCCTTTTATATTTCAGATTGGGCTACTGGTACAATTTATCTTATTGAGAAAGACGGGGAACTTAAAGAAGTATTAACTTCAGAAAAAAGCTCTGGGGATATTTTATTTGATGCTGAAAAAAATCAATTGGTTTTACCTATGAATTTTCAAAACTCGGTTTGGTGGTACCAACTTCAATAATTTAAGAATACCTTATCATTGTTAAATTCAAGAAATACTAATTTTGAAGAAAAACTAACCAATGGAACTTAAGAAAGACGACGAAGAAAAAGATTATATTTTAAAGGATAATAAGAAAACTAATTTCGGAATCGGTTTTATTATTGCCATTTTATTTATTCTCATTGCAGCGGTAGTAATTTCTGGATTCTATTTTGAATTTTGGTAATGGGATATAACCAACCGTATAACTAAAGATTTTTATCTATAAAATTTGGAACGGGGTAAACCACCGGTTTCTTCAGCAAAGCTGAATTCATTCCCCTCCTTTGAAAGGAGGGGAGCTTTTATCTACTTTTTTATCTCATTAATCAACAAAAACGCCTGATTCACGTACTCTTTTTCTAAGAAAAGCGCAAAATAGTTTGAGGTAGAAATCATTTCAAAAATTGGAATTCCTTCGTAGGCAAGGAGTTTAAAAAGATAAAAATACAAACCTACAAACTGCGAACTATTTTTAGGCAGGGCAATGGTTATTGAAGAAAGTTCTTCTTTAATAGAAACCCTTCTCTCGTTTCTAAAGCAATCTTCAACCAGATTAGTAAGGCTGGAAGAAACCAAAATATTACTCTCCTGGTAATTACTCGAATAATTAAGGTAAACCCCGGTTTGGTCTTTTACCGCATCCAGCAATCTCGCTTTATTCGCAATAATAGTATTGGAATTTAAAAAGGTATATTCTGTAATTCCAGATCGCACAACAATATCACCAAGCTCGCGTAAATGTTGCATATTAATTTTGGTTCTACGGGGTGCATAACGCCTTAAGGCCATAATTATTGAGCCTTGTTTCACCGGTTTCCGCATTTCCTTTTCTACCTGTGGCTGTATGTCTTCTGCCAGTCCGCTAAAATTTACAATATCCCGGGCAATTGCATCATCCAAAAAAGGTTGGTGTCTAATTATATCGTGAACACAGGTAGTAATCGTCTTCATTGTTAAATATTGTACATTTTGTGCAAATGTATATAAATTGATAGATATTTTTTGTTGCAGGAAGCTTTAATTCTAATTATGCATCAAATTATTTCAGTTAGTAAAACCGGAATAACAAAAAGAATATTTCAAATTAAAAATCTCACATAGTGAGTAAATATTTAGCAATGAAAGTATTAAAGTTTGGTGGTACTTCAGTAGGATCTGTAGAAAGCATTAGGAATGTTAAGAACATATTAGCTTCAAGAGAAGGAAAGAAAGTTCTTGTACTTTCGGCAATGGCCGGGGTGACTAATAAACTGGTAGAAATTACCGAAAATATTAAGCTTGGAGATCATTCAGCTATTAATTCTATTATTGCTGAATTAAAACAAAAGCACGAATCTACTATAGATGAACTTATAGACAAACCTGGGTTGAATTCTTATGCCAAAGCTTTTGTGAACAATGTGCTTGAAGGTTTACAGGAAATTAGCCGCAATAAATATTCTGAAAAGGTTTACGCTGAAGTTGTGACCACCGGTGAGACTATGCTTACCTATATTTTCTCTACTTTTCTTACCAATTCAGGAATTCAAAATAACTTCCTGGATGCCAAAGATTTTATGCAGGTTTCAAACCTGGAAAACCCTGATACAGATTTAGTTGGTAAATTATTTCAGCAGAATATAGAAAACCTGGAACCCACTGATATTTACATTACCCAGGGTTTTGTAAGAATTAATGCGCAAAATAATATTAGCACCTTAAAACGAGGTGGAAGCGATTACAGCGCAACAATACTTGCCGCAGCAGTTCAGGCTGATGAAGTTCAAATTTGGACTGATATTGATGGATTTCATAATAACGATCCTCGTTACGTTGAAAATACCCACGCAATTGCCGAATTGAGTTTTGAGGAAGCTGCCGAGCTCGCTTATTTTGGCGCAAAAATTTTGCACCCGCAAACGATCTCTCCGGTTATAAAAAGACAGATTCCATTATTTCTAAAAAATACGTTTACTCCCGATCTCCCCGGAACTAAAATTTCAGCTGAAATTCATTCCCGCGGACTTAAAGCAATTTCAGCAAAAGATGGAATAACTGCCATTAAAATTAAATCGAACCGAATGTTAATGGCGCACGGTTTCCTTAAAAAGATTTTTGAAGTTTTTGATAAATACGAGACCGCAATAGATATGATTACCACTTCAGAAATTGCCATTTCCCTAACCATTGACGACGATAGGAATTTAGATGTAATTCTGGAAGAATTAAACGCTTACGGCGAGATAACAGTAGAGAAAGATCACAGTATTATTTGTATTGTTGGCGAGGGACTTATTGAAGATAAAAGCACGAGCCGCTTATTCGAATTATTAAATGATATTCCTGTGAGAATGATTTCTTATGGCGGAAGCGATAACAATATTTCTTTACTCGTAGATACCAAAAATAAGATACAAACCCTGCAGGGTTTAAACCATAAATTGTTTGAGGAGCAACAAGTACCTCAATTTGTTTGATTTCTGTTTGTGAACAGGAAACTGTTCCTTTTGTGTAGTGGAACCGCCGGTAGGCTAACCGGCGGTTTTTTTGTTTTAGACTTAGCTAATTATGTTTACTCGATAATAGAGAATTAAATCTTCCGGGACTTGTGCCTTTTATAAAATTTTATCTTTTTTCCTTTTCTTCAATAAATTTAGCCATAAAATAAGTACTTCTATGTTGATGATGCTGAAGCATTTTCCCTATAAAATTCTTTTGCCTGTAGGTAGCTATATTTTGAATGAGGTTTAATAATCTTTCTGAAAGTTTATGCTGAAATGCCTCTTTATTAAATCTTGAATTAATTATTCTAAAACCATTTTCTGCCGAATTTTCCCAAAGATTTTCTTCAGAATATAACTGTACGGCTTTTTGGGCAAAATCTTTCGGCTGGTTTGTTATAAAGCCATTCCAATCAAGCGCTCCGGCAATTCCTTCGGCTCCAATAGCTGTAGTTATCGAAGGCGTTCCACATTGCATTGCCTGTATGAGCTTTCCTTTTAAACCGGCGCCAAATTGTATGGGTGCGAGACAGACTTTAGCGTTTTTCATTACTATTTCAGCATTTTCGGCACGGCCCTGTACGATAAAACCTTCTTTTTCGTTGTGAAGGTTCCAGATTTTTTGCGAAGGATAAGACCCGTAAATGTTGAGCTTAGCATCTGGAAGTTCCTGTCTAATTAAAGGCCAGATTTTTTCTTTTAAATATAAAACCGCATTCCAGTTGGGTTCGTGTAAGAAATTACCAATGCTTATAAAGTCTTTTCGGTTTTTAAATGCTGGCAGACTTAACTTTTCTTCTTCGGAAATTGGTTCGAGCAGAAAAGGCAGATAATGCAAAAGGTTTTGAGGTATATTAAATTCCTTCTGAAGTAATTTCATTTCAACTTCAGAAATTATTAAGCTCAGGTCGCAGCGATAAATACTCGCGATTTCCCTTTTGGTGATATCGGCATCAAAATAAATTTCTTCTGCGGGAATATTTTTTTTAAAAGCTTCTATGCGTGTTTTTCGTAGAAAATGAAGATCTTCAGTATCTAATATTTTCACCGCTTCAGGGCAAATTTCATCTACTCTCCAGCCAAATTGCTCTTCAGTCATAAACCGATCAAAAAGCACTAAATCTGGGGAGATTCTTTTCAGCATTTCATCAAAAGAAGGATGGTTCATTTTTATCACTTCCGAAGTGATATTCATCTTTTCTAAATCTACAGCAAATTCGCTACGAGCTGAGGTAGTTACAAAGGTGATTTTATAATTTTCAGCGAGAAAAAATTGGAGTAATTGCAGCATTCGGCTACCGGCGGCAGAAGAATTAGGTTCGGGCCACACACAGCCAATTACAAGTAGGCGACTTTTGGGTAAGCTCATGAGAAATTCACAGAAAAATTAATATTCTAATTTGTATTCAAAAGTGCGAACATTTAAGTCTCGATTATCGAGTAAACGCGGCATAAATTTTTTCAAAAATACCGGAATTTAAACCAGATTCCTAATTATAAACTAGCGGAAAGCAGGAGGGAGGCAGTAACCCAAAGTACCAGGGAAACGATACCGCCAATGATAAAAAAGTGCCTGAAGCGATAAATTCCCATTCCATAAATTATGGTATTGGTTTGGTAACCAACGGGAGTAAAAAAACTAAAATTAGAAGCAAATAGCACCGACAAAATAAAGGGTTTTGGGTCCATTTGCATACTCGCGGCGATACTTATAGCGATAGGCGTGATAATAATAGCCGTGGCATTATTGGAGATAAATCCGCTTAAAACCATCGTAACCAGGAACAAGATTCCAATAACAATAGTATCGGTTCTATTTTCAAACAACAGTAGTAACTGGTCTGATATCCATTGGTCGGCGCCGGTGTTATTCATCGCCACGCCAAGGGGAATCATACCTGCCAGGAGGAAAATAATTTGCCAGTTTACCTGGGAATAAATTTTACCGAGATCTATACACTTGGTGAAGATCATTAAAAAACAGCCTATAAGGGCGCTTTTTAGAATTGGAAAAATTGAAAATGCCGAAAGCCCGATCACTACTAATAAAATTGCCAGCGAAAGATATTTTTTGGTTTTGGTAGTAATTTCAATATTCTTGTGCTGTTGTAAAATAGTTACATTTTCAATCTTTTGAAGTTCGTCCAGGGCGCTTTCGCTAACTTCAACCAACAAACGGTCTCCAACCCTTAATTCAATTTCATCTTTTCCTCGATTAAAAATTCGTCTTCTCGGGTTTCTAAAATTTCTTCGTTTTCTAATCGCCAGCGGAACAGCGCCGTGAAGGTCATACCAACCCACTGTTTTTATACTTTTTCCTATAAGTGGGGAGTTGGGGAGCATCAAAATTTCTACCACCTGTACATTTTCTTCCAGTTCTTCAGAGTCAGTAATAGGATCGGCTAGTTTTCTATTGTCTTCGTCTTTTATAACTGTAAAACCGTCAGCATCTTTTAGTTTTATAAGGTTTTCAAGATTACAGCGTAATAAAAGCTGATCGTTTTCTTTAAGGCTGGTAAACTTCCCGGGACGGTCGTTAATAATCCCATTTCGCTTAAGCCTTAGTACTTCAATATCGTCATTATCATACAAAAAGGTCTCACTAATACTCTTACCAATTACTCCAGAATTTTTTGTGATAATTACTTTGGTGATATATTCGTCCAGGTTATAATCCTCGGTGATTTTCGTCTTTTTGGTTTTGGGAAGCAATTTTACCAGCGCACTCACAATTACTATGGTGATGATCAAAAAAATCACGCCATACCAGGTAAATTCAAAAAACCCGAAACGTTCTATTCCACGATCTATTGCTACCGCATTAACAATAAGGTTGGTAGAAGTACCCATAAGCGTGCAACTTCCGCCTATAATTCCAGCGAAAGAAATTGGTAAAAGCAATTTTGAATTTGGAATATCGTATTTAGCCGATAATTCTGTGATAATTTTAATAAAAACAATCACTACCGCCGTGGTATTGATAAATGCTGAAATACTCCCTGCTATAAACATAAAAACAGGTACCATAATAAATATTGGAAGAAAGCGTAAATTCTTAAGCCCGCTGGCAAGCCAATCTATAACCCCATTTGTTTCCAGGCCTATAGCAATAATCATTAGAGCCAGCACTGTAATGGTAGCAGGACTTGAAAAGCCAGAAATAGCTTCTTCGGGACTAACAATATTAGTTAATAATAGAGCTGCAAGGATAAAGAAAGCAATTTTATCTACAGGGAAGACTTCCAGGGCAAACAAAACTATCACCACAATTATAATAAAAAACAATATGGCTATCTCGATGCTCATTATTTAAATTTATGAAATAAAAATAAGTGAATATGCACTGCTTATTAGCTTCTTCTGAAATATTTATGAATTAATAAATCATTATAATTTTTTACCGAACCATATTAATTCCTATTTTGAACATTAAAACAAAATTATGAGCAGAGGATTTGTAAAAGAAGACGACCAGGAAGAAGCTCCAATAATACCGCCAAGAGCGGCTTTACCTGCAGGGGAAACTAATTATGTAACTCCAAATGGATTACAGGAATTAAAAGATGAAGAAGAAGAACTTATAGAAGAACGTGCCAATCTCGATAAAGAAAATGATACTGAACGTAGAAGAGCTCAAGCGGTTATAGACGGAAATCTTAAGCTGTTAAGAGAACGAATTAGTACTGCCAGGATTTTAGATCCTAAAGACCAGCCTGAA is a window of Salegentibacter salegens DNA encoding:
- a CDS encoding OsmC family protein, producing the protein MIRNGSAVWKGNLKEGKGTVSTQSGVLKESQYSFKTRFEDGIGTNPEELIGAAHAGCFTMQLSANLTEEGFAPDELETKSEITFEDGAVKKSHLILKAKVKGIDKAQFEKVAKDAKENCPISKLLNTQITLESELIQ
- a CDS encoding aspartate kinase, whose amino-acid sequence is MKVLKFGGTSVGSVESIRNVKNILASREGKKVLVLSAMAGVTNKLVEITENIKLGDHSAINSIIAELKQKHESTIDELIDKPGLNSYAKAFVNNVLEGLQEISRNKYSEKVYAEVVTTGETMLTYIFSTFLTNSGIQNNFLDAKDFMQVSNLENPDTDLVGKLFQQNIENLEPTDIYITQGFVRINAQNNISTLKRGGSDYSATILAAAVQADEVQIWTDIDGFHNNDPRYVENTHAIAELSFEEAAELAYFGAKILHPQTISPVIKRQIPLFLKNTFTPDLPGTKISAEIHSRGLKAISAKDGITAIKIKSNRMLMAHGFLKKIFEVFDKYETAIDMITTSEIAISLTIDDDRNLDVILEELNAYGEITVEKDHSIICIVGEGLIEDKSTSRLFELLNDIPVRMISYGGSDNNISLLVDTKNKIQTLQGLNHKLFEEQQVPQFV
- a CDS encoding transporter substrate-binding domain-containing protein, whose product is MIKKYFFLFSLLISSFSFNAQQAPDSLDFSKTLVIGVTPTPPFVMKENGEYAGLSIEAWELVNEELEFNYKFKEYASLGDLLNAIENNEVDFSINPVTVTDNRMERMDFSQPYFISHTGVAKRSESQVFSYLANLFSWNFISAILILLAVIFIFGFLVWIFERKKNAEEFGGGSRGILEGFWWSAVTMTTVGYGDKSPRTTGGRIIGLIWMFMAIIIISSLTAGIASSLTVQTMNDEITGVQDLSNFEVTTVRSSSAQELLNLYNIQHTEVMSEKEGMELLKNKETKLFVYDEPILRYELKRSGLEDDIEVLPKTLKKDYYGYSFPKNSVLLNKIDPILIGVMKTMEWNTIMAEYE
- a CDS encoding glycosyltransferase family 4 protein — its product is MSLPKSRLLVIGCVWPEPNSSAAGSRMLQLLQFFLAENYKITFVTTSARSEFAVDLEKMNITSEVIKMNHPSFDEMLKRISPDLVLFDRFMTEEQFGWRVDEICPEAVKILDTEDLHFLRKTRIEAFKKNIPAEEIYFDADITKREIASIYRCDLSLIISEVEMKLLQKEFNIPQNLLHYLPFLLEPISEEEKLSLPAFKNRKDFISIGNFLHEPNWNAVLYLKEKIWPLIRQELPDAKLNIYGSYPSQKIWNLHNEKEGFIVQGRAENAEIVMKNAKVCLAPIQFGAGLKGKLIQAMQCGTPSITTAIGAEGIAGALDWNGFITNQPKDFAQKAVQLYSEENLWENSAENGFRIINSRFNKEAFQHKLSERLLNLIQNIATYRQKNFIGKMLQHHQHRSTYFMAKFIEEKEKR
- a CDS encoding N-formylglutamate amidohydrolase codes for the protein MKLVLTCEHAFNRIPKEYNDLFLNAEDTLNSHRGYDPGALDLFKELKVLADFKEFQQTGRLLVEVNRSKGHPNLFSEFTGKISLQEKTEILENYYFPYRNSIEKAISAFIREGEKVLHFSVHTFTPELNGIIRNTEIGLLYDPARPREKEFSKKFKQNLKNQNPELKIRFNYPYLGRADGFTTYLRKKFPDNYIGIELEVNQKFVHNNKMDSVFKKQLFTALKASY
- a CDS encoding FKBP-type peptidyl-prolyl cis-trans isomerase, translated to MSQVKANDTVKVHYTGKLADGQVFDSSVERGEPIEFTMGQGQLIPGFEKGLIDMKVNEKKTINIPKEEAYGEPREELVQEVEKSQLPEEIKPEVGMGLVSKSPDGQEMNLVVKDVKDETIVVDGNHPLAGKDLVFDLEVVEIK
- a CDS encoding 3D domain-containing protein, with the protein product MKAGIIVFLIVIYFGFLACNFNNKESEPTTVWDTLEVTASAYNSLSWQTGAGGANITAWGDTLKPGLRAIAVSRDLIKKGLEHNTQVKIEGFDSVFLVKDKMHYRWKNKIDIYMDEDVQKAREFGRKKLKIYYEVPIDSISKNKNTKE
- a CDS encoding NHL repeat-containing protein, which translates into the protein MKLHRIKLVFLCLFICSGVYAQSTSATLIKKVDGFSHPESVVFNDDKNEYYISNMADEIAGDGFISRVSAEGEIIELKWIDGLKDPKGLLVKDGKVYVTNNTEVIEISIENSEITKRIEVEGAKSLNDITADAAGNIFISDSGKSAIYLIPNDTPNMLMVPENEDGDIIEYLNTTRLEYVNGLYAHKDYLYAAAWGENTNGNFLKIDMDTREIEKVSKKGIGNLDGVQPVGDDAFYISDWATGTIYLIEKDGELKEVLTSEKSSGDILFDAEKNQLVLPMNFQNSVWWYQLQ
- a CDS encoding Gfo/Idh/MocA family protein, with translation MKKDETSKSNSRRSFLKTTALATAGISIIPRHVMGGAGFLAPSDKLVIAGIGVGGKGESDINSFYQSGKADIGFLCDVDKKRAANSVARFPKAKFYTDYREMLEKEAKNIDAVSISTPDHGHAVQALAAMELGKPVYVQKPLTHDIYEARQLTEAAEKYKVVTQMGNQGASGDGVRKMREWYDADLIGKVHTVYVWTDRPVWPQGIPWPKGKTTAVPEGLDWDLWLNTAPKREYIEGLVPFNWRGWWDYGTGALGDMGCHLIEAPYRVLGLGHPKDVQCSVGSVYVDEFKRGYFPESCPPSSHAVMTFPKTDKTNKDVTLHWMDGGIKPKRPEELGPNETFGDGGNGVLFIGDKGKMMCGTYGRNPRLLPTSKTDEVNVAEKYDRVPGGEEGHYAQWVEGAIAGYGKKELSSPFEIAGPLTETLLIANLAIRGYDVRNEKKRDNGDTYFEYPGRDIKMLWNSEEMRVTNFDEANQFVRRDYRDGWKLS